aaaACCGTGTCCCGTCCCTTTGACAGGGCAGTCTGTCAGAAGGGCCGCTGGAACAGGGTGCACCGGGATCCtctatcgcccccccccccccacacacacacacagatacccCCAACGCCCAGGTGGACCCACTCGTCTGGCCTGTGGGGCATCATCCGAGTCCGTATCTGCATCGAAAACAGCGACAGGTAACCGGTGCTCTCAGATCCTTCAGCGGAGGCAAAAGTATTTCTCTGTAGGTAACGGtacctgctgggggggggtggggggggggtcctgaggcaGGAGTTTGAGATctctgcaggagacgaggaggtgAAATCATGGCTggaagaaggagaagctgcTTCTCCGGCGTTCTGATCGCCACTCTGCTGGCCGCGATGCTGCTGCCCGGTGAGTACGAAGAATTCACGTACTCTGAATATCGCACGTTAAAGTAACGACAGATATCACGTAGACGTAAAGGAGTAAAGCACGGAAGGATGCAGTTTCTTTGAGATAGAATGCAGTAAAGTATGTCAGCATGAATACACAGGCGACGTGCAGGTACTTGAGTCGATGGaatccttcctcctcatcctcacgtTTCCTTTTTGACCATTTTTCTACTTTTAAACCGTCTTTATAATCTGGATGTCTTTATAATCTGGATGTCTTTATAATCCAGGACTCTGGGGGGTCTCTGCCCTTCGCCGGTTCAGGGTCGTTCGTACGTCATGTGTGACGCTTCAACGCGGAAGACGGGTTGATCTTCTGTTTCCAGTTTTTCAAAATTGTGCAGTGATGAAGACGAAGGCTGAGGAGTTACTTTCATCATTTCTgctccagtaaaaaaaaaaaaaaaatcccgtcAGCATCACCTTCCTCCTCGTTTCCAGATGTGCCTTCATTTACGGGACCGGACGCAGCCCCATTTCTCCcgccctccagctcctccttcgCCTCCTATCTCCGCATCGCTTTGATTGCTCCATTAAACATTGTTCAAACTCCACATCTCACAACTGGAACCGTTTCCCCCCTCTGTTCCGCACTTAttcgtcatcctcctcctcttcctcctcttcctcgctcctgTAAGGCGTTAACACCTTTTCCCCGTGGAGATGAAAGAGACACGGAGCAGAGCCGAgtctgccaccccccccccccccccccccccccccggctgcatgTGGTCAAACAGTGCCCAGACACGCACTCGTGCACACGCATTCGTGCACGCCCAGCATGAGGCTGGATGTTACAAGCTCCCCTATAAAATCTACAAAGCGCTATTAGCCTATTAGCTCTGTCCGGTTTAATGACAAACGATGTGCACGTGTTTGCGCTTTGATGCGGTCGCGTCAGCGCTAACGTTCTCAAGACAACGTGCGGCTCCTGGAAAATGCTTGTCCTCAAAGCGTCTGGGTTTCACATCTGCTTCCGCTCCCCTGTGTCTCCGCAGCGTGTTCGTCTGCCGGGCCGGTTTCGCGGGAGGCGAAAGGACACGGTAAATgcgtaaacacacaaacatctgcGCGTCCGGAGGCGCGCGGAAGCTGTTTATCGGGAGGGAGAGCCCCGCGTCAGCCGCCGAACGAGTCCCGAAATGCACTTTTTAATTCAATAGTCACCACGAAACGTCATCACATCGCTTAAGTCCGTGATCGATACCTAACGTGACGTAAGAGCCGGAGTAGTTCATTATTCCGATCATTCGTGGATCAGCAGCGTCTTTACTGTCTGGTGTCGACAGGAGCAAGCATCAAGGAGAGGTCGGCCGCCGCCGAGTCGCACCGGAGGCTGATCCGCAACCGGCGGAACATCAGCTGGTACAAACAGCACTCCGACTTCTGGAACTGGTACAAGTACTTCACCGACAACGGCAACCAGGAGGCGGTGAGCGAGCGGCTTTAATTCGCTTAACGCCGGCGGGTCCCACTTTTAGACAGCTGAAGATATTGATCTGCAGAAGCTTTAAAGATGTAATATTAGAATCATCGGGGGCAGAGCAGCGAGCAGCTGTTgtctttatcccccccccccccccctccccggttctGATccgttttgttttcctgccgCTAAACTTAGCAACGTACCCGACACGGCCTCTGCTCCGCTTCTTCGCTTGAATCACCGATAACCCCCgccctgcctcccccccccccccctcaggtgcaGGAGATGGACCGGATCTACCTGGCCTACCTCCAGAACAAGAACCGTGCTGAAGGACAGCGGTCCTACAAGGCCTACCTGAGGCACCTGGGGGACATTTACAAGTCCTGTGCCGATTCTGACGACCCCGATTGCGTGTCCTCCTACACTTCCAAGCCCAAACCCAGGCCGGAGCCCCCCAAACCTGCGCCTGTAAAAACCTGCGACCCCACCAACGATGCCTACTGCTTGTACGCCGCTTTGGTCCAGGGTAAGAGTCCCTACCTGCCCCTGGTGATCCCGGCTGCCACCCCGGCCCCGGCGCCAGTGAAGGGCCCCGCCCCTCTTTATGTTCGCTCTGCTGCTCAAGCCAAGGACCCGCAGTCGGGGTACCATTCCTACTCCCCATCTGCAGTGCCTTTCCTTTCCAAGGTAGGCCTCCAGTTTGTCTGTAATATGCTGAGGTCAAGGTCATTTCTGAGGTCAAGGTCATTTCTccgacctgtttcctgtttcctgtccttCAGGAGGAGAAGGCGGAGCTGCTGCGGATCTGCCCGTCGGACGACGTCGAGTGTCTGCAGTACCACCTGAGGGCCGCCTACGGGCACAAGGCCCCCGCCGGCCCCCTCCCTTCCTACGCCCACCTCGGCTGTGATCCCCAGAAAGACCCGGCCTGTAAACCCAAAGTGGTGCAGAAAGCCCCCCCCGGCCGCTACAGTCAGTACCCCAGCTGTGATCCACGGGATCCCTACTGCACCCACGCCGCCGCCCTTGTGGTacgctttattattattattgtcgtCAAACAGCTGCTGTTCGGTTTTATTGTCATGGCTTATGGTGTTTCCTCTGGGGGGCATGTTCTTCCAGGCGCCTCGTGCTCCCGACCCCCCAGCCGGCCCGGGATCCTGCAACCCTCTTTTTGAAGATGGCTGCAACCCGCTTATGGCTACCAGGTTTGCCACGCCCCCCGACTCATACAAGCACGAGGAAAATGAGGAGGCGGCGGCCGTTCGCTTTGCCCCGCCCGCTGCTGAGCATCGCCGCGACCCCTACGCCATGTTCAGGGATGCGTACATGAATGCTAACAGAGTTCCCTCTGATCCGTACGCCATGTACCGCCAGGGCTAGCGCTCCAGCGAGCGACCCGTACGCCGCCCTTGGCAGGcacaggccccgcccccatgGGAATGACCTTACTCTCCACGCGCCGACGCCTCTTCAGAGTCTAACCCCAAAGATCCTTTCTCGGTAATCCGTGAGGCGATGGCTGCCACGCATCGCCATAGCGCCCCCGCCCCCAGGCAGCAGTATCCTTATTCAAATCCCAGTTATGAGGAGCCCGCCCAGGAGGAGCATCACCCTCTTGGCCCCCCAGGTAAAACCAAGGAGGGCTATGACTGCTACATCGGCTACGATCGCGAATGCTACCCCGTGAAGCCCACCGAGCCACGCTCCGGCGTTCACCGCcgcgtcccctacgccgccgAAGCCTACGAGCCGCACCTGAATGCCGACGGCACCCGAAACGGCGTCGTGGAGCCCTTGGACCCGCACTGCGACCCCGAATACGACCGCGACTGCCGTCTGCGTCGCTACGAGCCCCCCGAGGAGACCGACGCCGAGGAAGACCACAGCCAGGGGGCGGCAGAGAGCGAGGAGCAACCGGAGCCGTATGAGCCCGAGCCCTACCAGAGTGGCCAGGAGGAGCCCCACGTGTCCTACCCGCCAGTCTCCCAGGGCGTCCCCAGCATCGAGGACATACTGAGGCGCTACGGGGACCAGTTCCCCGAGCAGGACGAGCACAGAGCCTACGGCGGGGACTACCGCAAGAAATAGACGTGCCTCCGCGCGCACGCTGATGGACAGTCCCGCGTGCTCCTGCAGCGTCGCCCTCGACCTCCAAGTCCTGCCTGGACTAGATACGGGACAAGAGAAGTCTGCGGACGCAGAGAGTACGTGCacacgtacccccccccccccctcctctcttttaCTGTTAGTTTTCCACCACTTCAAAGCTGTAATGACTTATATAATATTATTCTGCTTGTTTCTGGATctcacattttgtatttgtttttgttttttttgctctttgtcagTGATGTATTatgtaaaaaaaggaaaaaacgtTAATCTAATTATGAATGTTCCAGTAAAAAAGCTCCAGAAAGCTGGATTTGCGTTTCATTTATGGGGAATTCTGACATTTGACCCTCTTGAACCAACGAACTGGTGCTTCGTAAGACGCCATTTAAAAACTTCTGCTTCACTTTGAGCCGGAACAAGGAGCGGCCCGTTCTTTAAAACGCTATTTTTCCTTTATTACACACAACGGCGAATAATCAAATTGATCTCGGCAAAAGACGGAGAACGCATTTAAAGTTCCCCTTCATTACCTGAGACGGAGGTTGTGCGGTTCTCAAAATGCCAACCCAACCTTTGAGGAATTTCAAACAACGTCTAAATTGACCTTCTAAAGAAACGGAAGATAACAAGTTTGAAATTAGCTCAACGTTTTATAACTTCTCCTCAGCATGTCAGTAGAATTCCTCCGACGTGCTCGCAGAGAGCCGAGGAAACATCTTGCATCCGGAGAGGTTTCCATTCTGAGTGGATTTGGGAAAACTGAAAATCGCAGCCACCCGGACGAGCCCTTGATCCTGAGGGTTCGTCCGGGCGGCTACGATTTTCAGTAGCCACCTGGGGAGTAACCGGACCCATAAGAACGCAACAAACCCGGGAAACAACAAACGTGTGCCTGCTGTTAGTCAGCCCTCAGGCTTTCTGCAACTTCAcaggtcaggaggaggaagcgcGAAAGCGGGAGCCGGAATTCTTGCCCTTTATTTTATTGCCTTTTCCCCTCCGTGAGCTCAAATCGTTTCCACCTGAACAGAAGAGAGAACACATAAAGATCAGACTCGAAGCATCCGACCGCTGGGCCTGGATGTTATTCATCTGTCCCGGTCCATATCCATCAAACTGGAAGGAGTTGTTCTTAATCTCAAATTAGGATTGAAGCcgcaaaattaaaatgaatttatggTTGTTAAGTCTTCTTCGGAAGATTCTCCACATGATGGACAGGTAGCGATGACGCATCGCACCTGTCccctgcagagacggaggaccGGATCCAGTTGGGAATGACGCATCAgttcacattttctctttctttcaaaaagaaaaatgtatcaAGCGAGGTGGAAAAAAGgtgaaaagacaaagaacaaGGGGAAGGAACAGAGTGTAAGTGGGGGGGGAGACGCACGGCAGGCATCTAACGGGCTGCGATCAGAGCGTCCTCGTGTTCAGGAATAATCCACAGCGCGCCACATGACGTGAAGGGAAAGTGGTTCGGTATTAAATGGGTTCCAACGCACGGTCCTTGTCTCCTGGTTGAACGCATCATCTACCTGTTACGATAACGGACTGCAGTCACCGCCAGCTGCTTAGGTCCCCCTGGCCACTAGGGGCCCCCCGACCTGGCAACCCTATTTTGCACGATGCAGGAAGTGTTGTGTGAAAACTGCAGTGCAATTTACAGAGTGACGTTGGACCTGACCTTCACCGTCATCACGTCTCAGAGAATCTGTCCGTCAGGCGGCTAAAGCcgggagaagaaaagaaacgacAGTCGCAAGGTAAATATTTActgttgttttttggggggctctGCTGCGACCCGGTTGACAGAACGGCTATTTGTGCGCATGCTCGGTTGCAACCGAGACCGAGTTGGTTTTCCACACAGCTCGAGTGTAAATCCTTATTTAAGACCTGCGTCAACTGACTGCACTCATACAATgctatttgaatgtttttgtgctactgggatagctgctaagtggctactgggatagctgataagtggctactgggatagctgctaagtGGCTACTGGTATAGCTGCTAAATAgttactgggatagctgctaagtggctactgggatagctgctaagtggctactgggatagctgctaagtggctactgggatagctgcaatgtggctactgggatagctgcaatgtggctactgggatagctgctaagtGGCTACTGGAATAGCTGCTAagtggctactgggatagctgctaagtggctactgggatagctgctaagtggctactgggatagctgctaagtggctactgggatagctgctaagtggctgctgggatagctgctaagtggctactgggatagctgctaagtggctactgggatagctgctaagtggctactgggatagctgcaatgtggctactgggatagctgctgacgaGGAGTTTGAGTTGCTATTGAGAATTCGCTGGGCACTTTGGAGAAATGTTTCAagtcattaaaaacatttcattcattttaacgATTGTAAATAATTCCTTGAGGTGTGACGACCTGGCAGCTTCTCTAAAATGGAGGCCTTTTAGCTTGCGGCGGTTTTAGAATCAATCTCTTTCCCAATAGAAATACGAGCATCTGATTCTACACTGGGCTCTGAGCAAAATGCCGGGGACCTTCTCTGAAGTTCCACAGAAGGAGCAACACCCTTATTCCCTAATGAGCGAGAGTTCTTGGGGATCTgggtgaaacacacacacctcctctctcagtgtgtgtttctgattctTCCCTTCAGACCTCCTTGGGTCGTCTGATGATTAGTCGGATCAACGCCGTAGGTTTTGAGGGCCCCCCCCCACGAGGGAGGGGGTTGGAGCATACcaggttgtcatggcaaccttGTTATGATCGATGAGCCTCCGCCTCCCGTTGTCGCCTTGGAGATTTCCTGGTGTTTGTCTTGCTCTCCTTCACCGTGAACAATCGTTCATCATCTCGGCGGCCCTTGCCAACCGTGGATCTGATTAAATATGAATCACTTTTTAAAGCGCTGCCAGGGgtgtttgtgcacgtgtgtgtgtgtgtgtgtgtgtgtgtttgccttttaCCCTGCTGAGGGGCAGCAGCTGCCCAGCTAGCGGCCCAGCTAGCGGCCCAGCTAGCTGCCATCTACGTGTGGACAGAAGTTGTATGTTCTCCTCTGTTGGTCTTTTGCACACCGATTCAAAGCAAAGTGATGGAATGCTGTGAAAATTAAATCAAAGATTCCCGACAAAGTCCGCTCTGATAAAGTTCTTGTGAGCGCTTCAGCTTTGTGTGCGCCGCAGAATTATGTTAGCGTGTCCCCCTTTCGTGTTTGATGAGGAGGTGCCATCTGGAGTGTGtgcagcagcatctgtttaaagCTGCAACAGAtggatcctcctcctcctcttcctcctcctcatctctcgAGGCTTTTTCACATTTAACCCCTTGGCTGAAAAAGCGACAGTAATCATTGCAAAATAGACTCGCTGAGAAAGAGGCTAATGAAGATGTGTCAAATTAAGGAATTTCAATCTGGGGTGAAAttagtgcattttatttttttgcagcagaAGCACGGTGATAATTCGTCCTAAGTCTTCTGTGGTTCTGAGTTCGGTCCCGTCCCAGCAGTTTCATGTAGATCCTACGCCGGAGTCTTGactggtggcggcggctgatgactctgctgagccTGATGAAATGGTGCTGGAGAGGTGTACAGAACACACCGTGCTGCTTGAAGCTGCTTCCTGATTTCTTCCAGCGAACTTCCTTTGACGAGCACGAGAAATTCAAACTCTGTGGGCCGACTGTTCAAAGTTGAGCCGCTTCACAACGGTGTTAGCCTGCGAAGCATTTTATCACGGTGACCAGAAGGGGTCCATGAGCGAAGGGACATGAAAGACTTACATGGACTTTCATCCTTTTATCAGATGGGCTTGTCCCGCTTTAGTGAGACTTCTGGAGACGTCGCTGTTGGGAACAGTCCgagtctttattttctttttacggCCGTTTGGGTGTCggggctgttgggggggggggttaagtggTTCGACAGATGCCGATGAGTCGATGGGTTTGTTTACCGCCTGAACCGTGAAGCCATTGAAGCAGCAAACGGTCTAATCTCCGAGCGGTTGGCTTATCTCAACCTGCTGCGCCCGGCTTCCGAAGCTCTGCCGGGCTTACTTGGAGGGGGCGACCCAAAGACCGTGGCGTGAATCTGTTCCATTCCAAGAGGAGAAGTAGCCGGCGAGGAGGACGAAGCGTCGCCGCCGGGGCAGCTGGACGAGcggcaagatggggggggggggggggggaccggcaGGAACCGGAACGGCTCGGATAGAGAGGCGAGCGGGGAGAGGAGCCGCCTGGGAAATGTGAAggggccaatcagaggaggtgaagcagtcaggggggggggggggggcacaacacATCCTCAATTGTAGAGGTGTTAGGAGCTGTTTATAATAAACTCCAGAGGGTCATTggatcccggggggggggggggggcattagagaGCCTCAATTAATTTTGCTGATTTGTTTGTCATAGTGGAGAACCACCAGCTTTACAGACTCCAGTTCGTCGTTCTCCCGTGTTTCCCACGGCGGCATCGGGAAATGGACGTCGTTTCTCTTCGCGTTGGCAGCCCGTTACCGGAACACGGGAGGAAGGTTCTGTGAGGTGGCAGGAATATTTTAGCAGAAAGAGAGCCATGTGGGGGGGGAATGTGTCAAAGTGTAAGAAAGCACTGtgttgagggagggagggggggggactgagcTGCAGCGAACAGGGGGGGCTAAACGAGATGAGTCGGAGAGTTGCATTTATTCTCTTCAATCAATGAAATGATTGATCCCACTCAATACATGTAAACTGTTTACCCTTGTTTGTTTACGCCATGGTTTCCTTTCCCTGCctcattaatatgtattaatttTCAGAATTAATTTAAATTGATCATTTCCTCTTTAAAGCAGCCATACTTCTCAGGGTGGAGGAATCAATTCTCTACCCCCCAAAGATAAACCACACATTTTAATTGGAGTTTAGTGAGCAGCGATGGGTTCGTctcccactgggggggggggggtagaagtgCCGAATGAGGGCAATTCACCAGCAGaaggtgtttgttgttgtgtgagATGGCTAATGGTTGGAGCAGCGACTAAAGATACGGATGCTAAAGATGTGAAACCGATGAAGATCTTTCGCTTCTGACCTGTGGGACGTCAGCAAAATAAATCTCCCACGGAGTCCAGGTACTGTTGGTGGTGGCGGCCggtgactctgctgagactgatgaaagtagaacatttttctttcatttgttt
This DNA window, taken from Brachionichthys hirsutus isolate HB-005 chromosome 14, CSIRO-AGI_Bhir_v1, whole genome shotgun sequence, encodes the following:
- the and1 gene encoding actinodin1, producing the protein MRASIKERSAAAESHRRLIRNRRNISWYKQHSDFWNWYKYFTDNGNQEAVQEMDRIYLAYLQNKNRAEGQRSYKAYLRHLGDIYKSCADSDDPDCVSSYTSKPKPRPEPPKPAPVKTCDPTNDAYCLYAALVQGKSPYLPLVIPAATPAPAPVKGPAPLYVRSAAQAKDPQSGYHSYSPSAVPFLSKEEKAELLRICPSDDVECLQYHLRAAYGHKAPAGPLPSYAHLGCDPQKDPACKPKVVQKAPPGRYSQYPSCDPRDPYCTHAAALVAPRAPDPPAGPGSCNPLFEDGCNPLMATRFATPPDSYKHEENEEAAAVRFAPPAAEHRRDPYAMFRDAYMNANRAMAATHRHSAPAPRQQYPYSNPSYEEPAQEEHHPLGPPGKTKEGYDCYIGYDRECYPVKPTEPRSGVHRRVPYAAEAYEPHLNADGTRNGVVEPLDPHCDPEYDRDCRLRRYEPPEETDAEEDHSQGAAESEEQPEPYEPEPYQSGQEEPHVSYPPVSQGVPSIEDILRRYGDQFPEQDEHRAYGGDYRKK